One Mya arenaria isolate MELC-2E11 chromosome 7, ASM2691426v1 genomic window carries:
- the LOC128241828 gene encoding complement C1q tumor necrosis factor-related protein 6-like, producing the protein MFSSALFLVFLGNAFATMTNEMENRFKEMDRSFTKRFEEQQLEIDLLKRRTAEQENEIKVLREVVKSSEKDKLQKRQNPFDYEVAFFAKVGTNLEHLGQGQTIVFGDVVTDIDSTMSLGAYNNSSGMFTAPIAGLYVFSTTMHSLNSQTTHFAIFRNSDKITTIYVHGDVTSDSTAQTVVLALKRGETISVRHIESDHGAYGGGHSLFSGFLLRAHVGEEEIVG; encoded by the exons ATGTTTTCTTCTGCGCTATTTCTTGTGTTTCTTGGTAATGCGTTTGCCACGATGACAAACGAAATGGAAAACAGATTCAAGGAAATGGATCGTTCGTTCACCAAACGGTTTGAGGAGCAGCAGTTGGAGATCGATCTTTTGAAAAGGCGTACGGCCGAGCAAGAGAATGAAATTAAAGTGCTACGGGAGGTTGTGAAGAGTTCGGAGAAGG ACAAACTACAAAAGAGACAGAATCCGTTCGATTATGAGGTTGCATTCTTTGCAAAGGTCGGGACTAATTTGGAGCACCTTGGTCAAGGTCAGACTATCGTGTTCGGTGATGTTGTTACCGACATCGACAGCACCATGTCACTTGGAGCATACAACAACAGTTCTGGAATGTTCACGGCGCCAA ttGCTGGCCTTTATGTTTTCTCAACAACAATGCACAGCCTCAATAGCCAGACGACACATTTCGCGATATTCCGTAACTCCGACAAAATCACAACCATCTATGTCCACGGTGACGTCACTTCCGATTCCACGGCACAAACTGTCGTTCTAGCATTGAAACGAGGGGAGACAATTTCGGTTCGTCACATTGAGAGCGACCATGGTGCTTACGGTGGTGGACACTCGCTGTTTTCCGGCTTTTTACTCAGAGCTCACGTTGGAGAAGAGGAAATTGTTGGCTAA